The genomic interval TCTTCCATCCGTTTGTTGAAAACAGCAGCGGTGGCGAGGAAGAATTCAACCGGGGCGCCCTTGATCTCATCATCGATACGGGTTTCATATTTCCGGAGCGACTCAATATCGGAGGTCAGGAAGATATTACGGGCAGGATCCAACTCGCCGAAATAGCGGATAAAGATCTTTTTTGAAAATTCATCATCAATGGTCTTGGGACTGTAATGCCCTTCCATGAGCATGGCCCCAACATTTTTCAGCACTTTTTCATAGTCACCCGGAGGGTTATTTTCGCCAGTACCCAGGGAACGGAAGGCCAGGAACACACCCGCTACAATCAGCAGCACGAGGATCGGTAATCGTTTCATATCAGACATGTATTTTAATGCATTACGCATATGACCAAAAATAACGTAAAAACAGGGTTTTTAATATGCCCCGGCCTCTCTTAACAAAGGTTTTTGATGAATGGTTCTGAGGCGGTTAGAATCGGCAAAACGCAAAAACTTTGGCCCAATAATTTTTTACCTGCGTGGTTTTTGCTTATTTTTGCCGCCCAAAACGGTGATCATAGCTCAGTTGGTTAGAGCATCAGATTGTGGTTCTGAGGGTCGTGGGTTCGAGTCCCATTGGTCACCCTTCCCAACCCCGGGTATACAAAATCAGGTATCCGGGGTTTTTAATTAGTCAATCCCATGAGTTTCTGGTACATACTTATTCCACTTTTATCGGCATTTATTGGCTGGTTCACCAACTGGATCGCCATAAAAATGCTGTTTCACCCCCGGGAACCCCGAAAAATCCTGTTTTTTACCATTCAGGGTGTGTTTCCAAAAAGACAGGCTGCCTTTGCCCAAAAATTGGGGAAACTGGTAAGCGATGAGCTTTTATCTTTTTCCGACATCAAAGACAAGATCAGCAACCCGGAAAACCTGGAGAAAGTGATGCCGGTGATCGATAACCATATTGACCATTTTCTGCGCGTCCGGCTAAGTGATCAAATGCCGGTGATCAGCATGTTTATCGGGGATAAAACGATCAATTCCTTAAAAACCCTGTTCATGACCGAGCTTCGGGAGCTTTTTCCGGTCATAATGCAGAAATATGCCGATAATCTCCAGGGGGAGATCGATCTGGAAAAGATCGTTACCGAAAAGGTGGCTGGATTTTCCTCGGATAAACTGGAGTCCATCCTCAACCAGATCATGAAAAAAGAGCTGGGTTTTGTGGAAATTCTGGGTGGGGTGATCGGGTTCCTGATCGGTGTGCTTCAGGTGATTATCACTCTGCTAACGGCTGGTTAACAGGATGAACGGTAAAAGTTCTCTTCCGGAAAGGCATCTAATTCCCTGTTCACTTTTATCAAACCAAATTTCATTTCGATTGTCATAGGCTTTTTGCTGTGCCAATCAATTACTTATAGAGAGAAAACCTACAAAAAAAGTCATGAGAAAATTTGTCACACTCGTATTAAGCCTTTTCCTGATCCAAACCCTTGTCCAGGCCCAGATTCCCGGAGCAGCCAATGGTAACCGTGGTGGCCAGCAAATGAATGGCCGTTTTTACGGGAAGGTCATGGATTCTTTACTCAACAAAGGGATTGATGGAGCTTCGGTCCAACTGATCCAGAATAAAATGGATACGGTAACCAAAAAAAGAAGGGATTTCGTGATCGCAGGTATGCTTACCGGATCCAATGGCGATTTCAGCCTGGAAAATGTCCCCCTCTTTGGTCAGTACAAATTACAGGTTACGGCAATCGGCTATAAGGTCATGGAGCAGACCGTCAAATTTGATATAAAGATGCCCGACCGGAACGCGATGAGCAGTGGGGATATGAGTGCCATGCTCAATATGGCGGATAAGGATCTGGGAAATATCAAACTTACGATCGATGCCCAGGTTTTGGCCAACGTTACCATTTCTGCCGATAAACCTCTCATGTCACTGGGAATTGACCGGAAAGTGTTCAATGTGGAAAAGAGTATTACCTCCGCAGGCGGAACGGCTGTGGATGTGATGCGGAATATTCCTTCTCTTTCAGTTGACCTCGATGGAAATGTGACCCTGCGTAATGCAGCGCCTACCGTATTTGTGGATGGCAGGCCTACTACCATGCAATTGGACCAGATACCTGCCGATGCCATTGAATCAGTAGAACTGATCACTAACCCTTCCGCTAAATTCGACGCTTCGGGTGGTACCTCTGGTATCCTGAATGTGGTGTTGAAAAAGAATAAAAAAGTGGGTTATAATGGTAGTGTCCGGGTTAATATGGACAGCCGGGGAATGCCTGGTGCCGGTGCGGACATCAACGTGCGTCAGAATAAAGTGAATTTCTCGAGCAGCATCAACTACTTTAATAGAAAATCCATCAGCAATGGTTTCACCGAGCGGAATACCTTTGTAGGAAACCCTCCTAGTTTACTGGAGCAGGTGGACAAGAATTTTAACCGTGGGCGTATGGCTTTTGCCCGTGCCGGATTTGATTATTTCATCGACAACCGAAATACACTTTCTTTAAGCGGAAGCATGGGTGGTGGTAAATTCAATTCAAGAAACTACAGCGACCTGTACACCACTTTTAACAGTACCCCTATTTCCGAACTTTTTGGTCAGCGTAACTCTTTTTCAGCCAGCGATTTTCGGTTCAAAGGGTTGCAAGGCGGATTCAAACACAATTTCCCTAAGCCCGGTCGTGAGTGGACGGCCGATGTTACTTTCAACCGCAGGGATAATATGAATGACAACGATATCTTCACCGATTATTCAGCATCCAAAGGAGCGCCTGTAGATAGTTCTTATATACAACGTCAGGTAAGTGAAGGCTTTGGTAGTAACCTGGTGATTCAGACCGATTTTGTAAACCCGATTTCAGATAACTCCAAGCTTGAAATGGGTTTACGGATGGCCTATAATGATAACAACTCGGTAAACAATATCTATCAATTCGATCAAGGTTCTGGCAATTATATCCTGTCCAGCCTGTTGTCGAGTGATTTCAATAGCCGCTCTACCGTTTATGCGGCCTATGCCACTTTTACCAATAAGATCAAAGATTTTGGATACCAATTAGGGTTGCGGGCAGAAAGTTCCACCTTTGATGGGAATATACCGAGCAAAGGAACCCCGTTTGAAATTGATTTTCCTCTGAGCTTTTTCCCCAGTGTATTCCTGAGTCAGAAGATGAAGAATGATCAGGAATTGCAACTCAACTATTCTCGCCGGATCAATCGTCCAGGCTTCTGGCAATTGTTCCCCTTTATTGATTATTCCGATACCCTGAACCTGAGCCGTGGTAACCCCGGATTGGAACCAGAGTTCACCAACTCGATCGAATTGTCTTATCAGAAACTATTTAAGAACCGGGATAATTTTCTGGCCTCTGTCTATTTCAAAAATACCAATGGGCTGATCACGCGTAATCAGATCCTGGAGACCAACCCCTCTTCCGGAAAGGAACAATTGGTTAACACCTATATCAATGCAAACTCCAGTTATATCACCGGTTTGGAAATGACCATGAAGAATAAATTGGCCAAGTGGTGGGAACTGACCAGTAACCTGAATCTCTTTACTTCAAAGATCGATATTGATGATCCTACCATTCCCGACCAGGAGCAATTCTTTAGCTGGTTTGGAAAGATCAATAACACGTTTAAGTTGGCGAAAAACCTGAACCTGCAATTATCAGGTGAATACCAATCCAAAACCATTCTGCCTCCCGGAGGTGGCGGAGGCCGTTTTGGTGGTGGTGGAATGTTTGGCCAAAGTGCTTCCACTGCACAGGGCTTTATCCGCTCCAATTATTTTGTGGATGCCGGTCTGCGTTTCGATTTCCTCAAGAACAATATGGCTTCGATTTCCCTCAATGTAAATGACATTTTCCGCAGCCGTCGTTCCTGGGTGTATTCGGAGTCGGCTTATTTCACACAAGATGTGTTTCGCCGTCGCGATCCGCAGGTTTTCCGTCTGAATTTCAACTGGCGTTTTGGCAAGTTTGATCCCAATTTGTTCAAGCGTAAAAACCTCCGTGGCGAACGGGAGGGCATGCAGAACATGAGTGAAGGGATCGGTATGTAATCCGGCTTTATTATCAACACCGATAGGAATACCCATGGCTTAGGTCATGGGTTTCTTTTTGGTATCTTTGGCGCTCATGGATCTTCAATTTGCCATTGTTGGTTGCGGGAATATTGCCCCGCGTCATGCGGCCCAGATCGTCCGTCACGGAAAGCTGGTGGCGGTTTGTGATATTTTACCTGAACGGGCAAAAGCATTGGCCCAGACCTATTCCTGTCGGGATTATACCTCCTTTGATGAGATGCTGGAAAAGGAACCAACTGTCAATGTGGTTGTAGTAGCCACCCCGAATGGATTACATGCAGAACATACGATAAAATCGCTTCAGCAGGGCCGGCATGTGCTTTGTGAAAAACCGATGTGTCTTTGCTCCCCTGCTGGATGGAGCATGCGGGATACGGCTCATTTTTTCCGTAAGCAACTCTTTGTGGTCAAGCAAAACCGGTTTAACCCCCCTGTTCAGGCCGTAAAAAAATGGCTGGATGAAGGCAAACTTGGAAAGATCGTTGCCATTCAGATTAATGGTTTTTGGAACCGCCCCGCCTCTTATTATCAACACAGTTGGAAAGGGAGTCTTGATATGGATGGTGGTATCCTGTTTACCCAATTCAGTCATTTTATAGATCTGCTCACGTGGTATTTTGGAGAAATTAAAGAAGTACATAGCCTCCGGAAAAACCTGTTGTTGGAGGGTCTCATCGAGACCGAAGACAATGTTGTAT from Chitinophagales bacterium carries:
- a CDS encoding DUF445 family protein; the protein is MSFWYILIPLLSAFIGWFTNWIAIKMLFHPREPRKILFFTIQGVFPKRQAAFAQKLGKLVSDELLSFSDIKDKISNPENLEKVMPVIDNHIDHFLRVRLSDQMPVISMFIGDKTINSLKTLFMTELRELFPVIMQKYADNLQGEIDLEKIVTEKVAGFSSDKLESILNQIMKKELGFVEILGGVIGFLIGVLQVIITLLTAG
- a CDS encoding TonB-dependent receptor, coding for MRKFVTLVLSLFLIQTLVQAQIPGAANGNRGGQQMNGRFYGKVMDSLLNKGIDGASVQLIQNKMDTVTKKRRDFVIAGMLTGSNGDFSLENVPLFGQYKLQVTAIGYKVMEQTVKFDIKMPDRNAMSSGDMSAMLNMADKDLGNIKLTIDAQVLANVTISADKPLMSLGIDRKVFNVEKSITSAGGTAVDVMRNIPSLSVDLDGNVTLRNAAPTVFVDGRPTTMQLDQIPADAIESVELITNPSAKFDASGGTSGILNVVLKKNKKVGYNGSVRVNMDSRGMPGAGADINVRQNKVNFSSSINYFNRKSISNGFTERNTFVGNPPSLLEQVDKNFNRGRMAFARAGFDYFIDNRNTLSLSGSMGGGKFNSRNYSDLYTTFNSTPISELFGQRNSFSASDFRFKGLQGGFKHNFPKPGREWTADVTFNRRDNMNDNDIFTDYSASKGAPVDSSYIQRQVSEGFGSNLVIQTDFVNPISDNSKLEMGLRMAYNDNNSVNNIYQFDQGSGNYILSSLLSSDFNSRSTVYAAYATFTNKIKDFGYQLGLRAESSTFDGNIPSKGTPFEIDFPLSFFPSVFLSQKMKNDQELQLNYSRRINRPGFWQLFPFIDYSDTLNLSRGNPGLEPEFTNSIELSYQKLFKNRDNFLASVYFKNTNGLITRNQILETNPSSGKEQLVNTYINANSSYITGLEMTMKNKLAKWWELTSNLNLFTSKIDIDDPTIPDQEQFFSWFGKINNTFKLAKNLNLQLSGEYQSKTILPPGGGGGRFGGGGMFGQSASTAQGFIRSNYFVDAGLRFDFLKNNMASISLNVNDIFRSRRSWVYSESAYFTQDVFRRRDPQVFRLNFNWRFGKFDPNLFKRKNLRGEREGMQNMSEGIGM
- a CDS encoding Gfo/Idh/MocA family oxidoreductase, which translates into the protein MGFFLVSLALMDLQFAIVGCGNIAPRHAAQIVRHGKLVAVCDILPERAKALAQTYSCRDYTSFDEMLEKEPTVNVVVVATPNGLHAEHTIKSLQQGRHVLCEKPMCLCSPAGWSMRDTAHFFRKQLFVVKQNRFNPPVQAVKKWLDEGKLGKIVAIQINGFWNRPASYYQHSWKGSLDMDGGILFTQFSHFIDLLTWYFGEIKEVHSLRKNLLLEGLIETEDNVVCAGEMENGALFTLHFSVSSYEQNMEGSMTILGEKGSVKIGGQYLNTLEYKTGNGLEGEVAGDSRSANDYGTYVGSMSNHDLVYEQVVARLNGQTGLYTGAEDGLRTVAAIEKIYRSCNPSNQVS